In Cellvibrio polysaccharolyticus, a genomic segment contains:
- the argJ gene encoding bifunctional glutamate N-acetyltransferase/amino-acid acetyltransferase ArgJ — protein sequence MAVGEYPFPEMHPVAGVKLTAVSAGIKKPGRRDVVLFELAEGSQVAGVFTLNAFCAAPVTVCKKHLAAAPIRYLVINSGNANACTGEQGINDALATCESIAQLRGLKKEQVLPFSTGVIGEPLPVQKIVAVIPEALEKVTEQGWDDAAAGIMTTDTRAKGFSKQIVWQSQTITVNGIAKGAGMIKPNMATMLGYIATNAKVAQPVLQALLREAADKSFNRITIDGDTSTNDSCILIASGQVDLPEIQTAEGELYQQLRDVIIEAHIFLAKSIVADGEGATKFVAVDVSGGGDRNECLDVGYAVAHSPLIKTALFASDPNWGRIVAAIGYAGVKDLDAAKVRVHLNDVLIVENGGRAASYTEEQGQAVMSGAEITIRIDLGRGDSHETLWTTDLSYEYVRINADYRS from the coding sequence ATGGCTGTTGGTGAATATCCTTTTCCCGAAATGCATCCCGTTGCCGGTGTTAAATTAACGGCGGTATCCGCTGGTATTAAAAAGCCAGGCCGCCGTGATGTTGTATTGTTTGAACTGGCTGAAGGCAGCCAGGTGGCCGGTGTGTTTACGCTCAATGCGTTTTGCGCAGCGCCGGTGACGGTTTGTAAAAAGCATTTGGCCGCAGCGCCGATTCGTTATCTGGTCATCAACTCCGGCAACGCCAATGCCTGTACGGGCGAGCAGGGCATTAACGATGCGCTTGCGACCTGTGAGTCCATCGCACAATTACGCGGGTTGAAAAAAGAGCAGGTGTTGCCATTCTCAACCGGTGTTATTGGCGAGCCGCTGCCGGTACAAAAAATCGTTGCGGTTATCCCGGAAGCACTGGAAAAAGTTACCGAGCAAGGTTGGGATGACGCAGCCGCCGGCATCATGACCACCGACACCCGCGCCAAAGGTTTCAGCAAGCAAATCGTCTGGCAAAGCCAGACCATTACCGTGAATGGTATCGCCAAGGGTGCCGGAATGATTAAACCCAATATGGCAACCATGCTGGGTTACATCGCTACCAATGCCAAAGTGGCACAGCCGGTGTTGCAAGCGCTGTTGCGCGAGGCTGCAGATAAATCTTTCAATCGCATCACCATTGATGGCGATACCTCGACCAATGATTCCTGCATTCTGATTGCTTCCGGTCAGGTAGATTTGCCGGAAATTCAAACCGCCGAAGGTGAGCTTTACCAGCAACTGCGTGATGTCATTATCGAGGCCCATATCTTCCTCGCAAAAAGTATTGTTGCCGATGGTGAGGGCGCTACCAAATTTGTTGCAGTGGACGTAAGCGGCGGCGGTGATCGCAATGAATGCCTGGATGTCGGTTACGCGGTAGCACACTCGCCATTGATCAAAACCGCATTGTTTGCCTCTGACCCTAATTGGGGGCGCATCGTAGCGGCGATTGGTTATGCGGGTGTAAAAGATCTGGATGCAGCCAAAGTGCGCGTGCATTTGAATGATGTATTGATTGTCGAGAATGGCGGCAGAGCGGCTTCTTATACCGAAGAGCAGGGCCAGGCCGTTATGTCGGGTGCAGAAATCACCATTCGTATTGATCTGGGGCGTGGTGACAGCCATGAAACCTTGTGGACTACCGATCTTTCTTACGAATATGTGCGCATTAACGCTGACTACCGTTCCTGA
- a CDS encoding prepilin peptidase, whose amino-acid sequence MLHDFLHALALFPALSLGLVLIIGLIIGSFLNVVIHRLPKMMEREWKQQCELLLDTAHTATDTTTPAENTQPFNLMVPRSRCPHCGHAITALQNIPVISYLVLRGKCAGCKAAISPRYPIIELVTGLLSVAVVAYLGLTTAALLGLVFTWCLITLTMIDADTQLLPDDITLPLLWLGLIANSFGVFTTLENALWGAVAGYMVLWSIFWLFKLLTGKEGMGYGDFKLLAALGAWMGWQVLPQIIILSSLVGAVVGIALMLIKKRGKEVPIPFGPYLAVAGWIAFVWGDAINHHYLSLTLPQ is encoded by the coding sequence ATGTTGCATGATTTTCTCCACGCGCTGGCTTTATTCCCCGCACTGTCTCTTGGTCTTGTATTAATTATTGGCTTGATCATTGGCAGTTTTTTAAATGTGGTTATACACCGCTTGCCGAAAATGATGGAGCGGGAATGGAAGCAGCAGTGTGAACTGCTACTTGATACTGCCCATACAGCAACCGATACCACAACACCCGCTGAAAATACCCAGCCCTTCAATTTGATGGTGCCGCGCTCGCGTTGCCCGCATTGCGGTCATGCCATTACGGCGCTACAAAATATCCCGGTGATCAGCTACCTGGTATTGCGCGGCAAGTGCGCAGGCTGCAAGGCGGCTATTTCTCCCCGTTATCCCATTATTGAACTGGTGACCGGTTTATTGTCGGTAGCGGTAGTGGCTTATTTGGGGCTTACCACCGCCGCTTTATTAGGGCTGGTCTTTACCTGGTGCCTGATCACCTTGACCATGATCGATGCCGACACTCAATTATTGCCGGACGATATTACCCTGCCGTTATTGTGGCTGGGGTTAATCGCTAATAGCTTCGGCGTGTTCACCACCCTGGAAAATGCACTTTGGGGTGCGGTTGCCGGTTATATGGTGCTTTGGTCTATTTTCTGGCTCTTCAAATTACTCACGGGCAAAGAAGGCATGGGCTATGGCGACTTCAAGTTACTGGCCGCCCTGGGTGCCTGGATGGGCTGGCAAGTTTTACCACAGATTATTATTTTGTCGTCTCTGGTCGGAGCCGTGGTTGGTATTGCCTTGATGCTTATTAAAAAACGCGGTAAAGAAGTACCTATTCCTTTCGGCCCCTATCTCGCGGTGGCAGGCTGGATCGCCTTTGTGTGGGGCGATGCGATTAACCATCATTACCTTTCTCTCACGCTTCCACAGTGA
- a CDS encoding Nudix family hydrolase, which yields MVKEVHVAVGVITAADGKIFIARRADSAHQGGLWEFPGGKVSPGETVQQALARELEEELAIQVLHSEPLIKIRHDYGDKQVLLDVHRVTGFTGEPVGNEGQPVQWVSRQQLADFDFPKANRAIIAALKLPGNMLITGDAATEQQFFERVEGALKAGIRLVQLRVKDGGRELSASLVDRVRALCREHDALLLLNTSPEVFSSLSADGLHLNRYQLAQLASRPVAENRLLGASCHNAEEILQAKKIGVDYILLSPVAKTTSHPDAQPLGWEKFAELAALAGCPVFALGGMHPEDLPTAKQHGGHGIAAISAWWNA from the coding sequence ATGGTTAAGGAAGTTCACGTCGCTGTTGGTGTCATCACGGCGGCAGATGGAAAAATATTTATTGCCCGTCGCGCTGATTCGGCGCATCAGGGCGGGTTATGGGAATTTCCGGGTGGCAAGGTTTCGCCCGGGGAAACTGTGCAGCAGGCATTGGCGCGTGAGCTGGAAGAGGAGTTGGCGATTCAGGTTCTCCATTCAGAACCCTTAATAAAAATTCGCCACGACTATGGCGACAAGCAAGTATTGCTGGATGTTCACCGCGTAACCGGTTTTACCGGTGAACCCGTCGGCAACGAAGGGCAGCCGGTGCAGTGGGTTTCACGGCAGCAGTTAGCGGATTTCGATTTCCCCAAGGCCAATCGCGCTATTATTGCTGCGTTGAAATTGCCGGGTAATATGTTGATTACGGGCGATGCAGCAACGGAGCAGCAGTTTTTTGAGCGGGTTGAAGGTGCGCTGAAGGCTGGCATCCGCCTGGTGCAATTGCGTGTTAAAGATGGAGGCCGGGAGTTGTCCGCGTCACTGGTTGATCGTGTGCGGGCGTTGTGTCGTGAACATGATGCACTGTTGTTGTTGAATACCTCTCCGGAAGTTTTTTCCAGCCTGTCGGCAGATGGCTTACATCTGAACCGGTATCAGTTAGCGCAATTGGCGTCCCGCCCGGTTGCAGAAAACCGATTACTGGGCGCCTCCTGCCATAATGCTGAAGAGATTCTGCAAGCAAAAAAAATCGGGGTGGATTACATCCTGCTGTCTCCCGTTGCCAAAACCACATCGCATCCGGATGCACAACCTCTGGGCTGGGAAAAGTTTGCAGAACTGGCGGCGCTGGCGGGTTGTCCGGTATTTGCTCTGGGAGGAATGCACCCTGAGGATTTACCCACGGCGAAACAGCATGGCGGCCACGGAATCGCCGCCATCAGTGCCTGGTGGAATGCGTGA
- the yacG gene encoding DNA gyrase inhibitor YacG: MTTPTNPDVLQLNCPICKKIVLWNDDFPFRPFCSDRCRLIDLGDWASESHRIAGDPVIPDEE; encoded by the coding sequence TTGACAACGCCAACCAACCCTGATGTTTTGCAGCTGAATTGCCCTATTTGTAAAAAAATAGTGCTCTGGAATGACGACTTTCCTTTTCGACCCTTTTGTAGCGACCGCTGCCGTCTGATTGATTTAGGCGATTGGGCCAGCGAAAGTCATCGTATTGCCGGTGATCCGGTTATTCCGGACGAAGAATAA
- a CDS encoding type II secretion system F family protein: protein MATISATKNKTTGSSTRKVSATTNTYVYKGVDRKGQKIQGEMNGISPAIVKAQLLKQGIAAKTVTKKSKPLFGSGGKAIKPADIAVFSRQMATMMKAGVPLVQAFDIVADGLENPNLKKLVLDIRDTVASGGGFASALREHPKYFDDLFCNLVDAGEQSGALETMLDRIATYKEKTEALKAKIKKAMTYPIAVVVVALVVTGILLVKVVPQFAETFSGFGAELPAFTLFVMHLSELAQAYWLYILIGCIASVFIIKEAIKRSPALAYAVDKYILKVPIVGQILYLSVMARFARTLSTTFAAGVPLIDALTSVAGAAGNRVYSEAIIRVREDVSTGLQLNTALKARAIFPTLLVQMSAIGEESGALDGMLDKVAVYYEEAVDNMVDSLTSLLEPMIMSVLGVLVGGLMIAMYLPIFQLGAVV, encoded by the coding sequence ATGGCCACCATTTCAGCCACCAAGAACAAAACAACAGGCTCATCTACCCGCAAAGTGTCGGCAACCACCAATACGTATGTATATAAAGGTGTCGATAGAAAAGGGCAAAAGATTCAGGGCGAAATGAATGGTATAAGCCCTGCCATAGTTAAGGCTCAGCTGCTAAAACAAGGGATTGCAGCAAAAACTGTTACTAAAAAAAGCAAACCCTTATTCGGAAGCGGCGGTAAGGCTATCAAACCTGCAGACATCGCCGTCTTCTCCCGCCAGATGGCCACCATGATGAAAGCCGGTGTGCCGCTGGTTCAAGCGTTTGATATTGTTGCCGATGGTCTGGAAAACCCCAATCTTAAAAAACTGGTTTTGGATATTCGCGATACGGTAGCATCCGGGGGTGGGTTTGCTTCTGCACTGCGCGAGCATCCCAAGTATTTTGATGATTTATTTTGCAATCTTGTGGATGCCGGTGAGCAATCCGGTGCACTTGAGACCATGCTTGATCGTATTGCCACCTACAAAGAAAAAACCGAAGCATTAAAAGCCAAAATCAAAAAAGCGATGACTTATCCGATCGCAGTAGTGGTCGTTGCTCTTGTCGTAACAGGTATTCTTCTCGTGAAGGTTGTGCCCCAATTTGCCGAGACTTTTAGCGGATTTGGCGCGGAACTACCTGCTTTCACATTATTTGTAATGCATCTGTCCGAGCTGGCTCAAGCCTATTGGCTTTACATTCTTATTGGCTGCATTGCTTCAGTCTTTATCATTAAAGAAGCAATTAAAAGATCCCCTGCCCTCGCCTATGCGGTAGACAAATACATCTTAAAAGTGCCTATCGTAGGTCAAATTCTGTACCTATCAGTAATGGCGCGTTTTGCCAGAACACTGTCCACCACTTTTGCTGCGGGGGTTCCGCTAATTGATGCACTTACCTCGGTCGCGGGTGCAGCAGGAAACCGCGTTTATAGTGAGGCAATTATAAGAGTACGAGAGGACGTTTCCACCGGACTGCAATTGAACACAGCACTGAAAGCACGCGCTATATTTCCAACTTTATTGGTACAAATGTCTGCCATTGGTGAAGAGTCTGGCGCATTGGATGGGATGCTGGACAAGGTGGCCGTTTATTACGAAGAAGCTGTAGATAATATGGTAGATAGTCTTACATCTCTCCTTGAGCCTATGATTATGTCCGTACTAGGGGTTCTGGTTGGCGGCCTGATGATTGCGATGTACTTGCCTATTTTCCAACTCGGCGCGGTGGTTTGA
- the coaE gene encoding dephospho-CoA kinase (Dephospho-CoA kinase (CoaE) performs the final step in coenzyme A biosynthesis.): MKNTIPFSPATDKLKIGLTGGIGSGKSLVSDIFQQQHDITVIDADLLAREVVMPGQPALEKIAGHFGDAILQTDGFLDRRTLRDIIFTAPAAKEWLEQLLHPLINQRAAAQLEIVESPYAIFTSPLLLEGTQTRLVNRVLVIDAPEAMQIARASLRDGSTGEKIQRIMATQLSREERLAQADDIIHNHGTLTDLQQQVAQLHEFYVSLVQEQF, from the coding sequence GTGAAAAACACCATCCCCTTTTCCCCTGCCACCGACAAGCTGAAAATTGGTTTGACCGGTGGCATCGGCAGTGGCAAATCGCTGGTTTCCGATATTTTTCAACAGCAACATGACATTACCGTCATCGATGCGGATCTTCTGGCAAGGGAAGTAGTAATGCCCGGCCAACCGGCACTGGAAAAAATTGCCGGGCATTTTGGCGACGCCATATTACAAACCGATGGCTTTCTTGATAGACGCACGTTGCGGGACATTATTTTTACTGCGCCGGCCGCAAAAGAATGGCTTGAGCAGTTGTTGCACCCGCTGATTAACCAGCGTGCAGCAGCGCAGCTGGAAATTGTCGAATCTCCCTACGCCATCTTCACCTCCCCATTATTATTGGAAGGCACGCAAACCAGGCTGGTCAACCGGGTATTGGTGATAGATGCCCCGGAAGCCATGCAAATTGCCAGGGCGAGTTTACGGGATGGCAGCACCGGCGAGAAAATCCAGCGCATTATGGCGACACAATTAAGCCGTGAAGAGCGCTTGGCGCAGGCAGATGATATTATTCATAATCACGGTACGCTGACTGACTTGCAACAACAGGTGGCTCAGCTACACGAATTTTATGTATCGCTTGTGCAGGAACAATTTTGA
- a CDS encoding M23 family metallopeptidase, giving the protein MKIIIVSKRHNQSRSFTLGGWTRALLSVCLLGMPAALGAIGYAWLTGPGSGAERVNAESLQAWEKALEEQQQQVEQTRKETRAQLTALTVKMGELQGRLVRLDALGERLTHMAQLDEGEFDFSSTPGVGGPETAFADENYSPPDILTVVDQLSSQIENRQQQLEVLESLLASKKIEDDTFVAGRPVAKGWISSRYGRRTDPFTGKSAFHGGIDFSAKSGTEITSVAAGVVTRAGKDRAYGYMVEINHGAGYVTRYAHNKENLVKVGDVVKKGQIIGLVGSTGRSTGAHVHFEVYKHGRSIDPATYIHRASR; this is encoded by the coding sequence ATGAAAATTATTATTGTCAGTAAACGCCATAATCAGTCACGCAGTTTTACCCTTGGCGGGTGGACGCGCGCGCTCTTGTCTGTGTGTTTACTGGGTATGCCTGCCGCGCTGGGTGCTATCGGTTATGCCTGGCTGACCGGGCCGGGCAGCGGTGCAGAGCGCGTCAATGCCGAGTCCTTGCAGGCGTGGGAAAAAGCGCTTGAAGAACAACAGCAACAAGTTGAACAAACCCGCAAGGAAACCCGCGCCCAACTGACAGCCCTCACTGTAAAAATGGGTGAGCTGCAAGGTCGGCTGGTACGACTCGATGCGCTGGGTGAACGCCTCACCCATATGGCGCAACTGGATGAAGGCGAGTTTGATTTCTCCAGCACCCCCGGTGTTGGTGGCCCTGAAACAGCCTTTGCCGACGAAAACTACTCGCCGCCCGATATTCTCACCGTTGTTGATCAACTCTCCAGTCAGATAGAAAACCGCCAGCAACAACTGGAAGTTCTCGAGTCTTTATTAGCCAGCAAAAAAATTGAAGACGACACCTTTGTCGCCGGTCGTCCGGTTGCCAAGGGTTGGATTTCTTCGCGTTATGGCCGTCGCACCGATCCCTTCACAGGCAAAAGCGCCTTTCACGGCGGCATCGACTTTTCTGCCAAATCCGGTACTGAAATTACTTCGGTAGCTGCCGGTGTTGTAACCCGCGCCGGTAAAGACCGTGCCTACGGTTACATGGTCGAGATCAATCACGGCGCGGGCTACGTGACCCGTTACGCGCACAACAAGGAAAATCTGGTCAAGGTTGGCGATGTCGTCAAGAAGGGCCAGATTATTGGTCTGGTTGGTTCAACCGGCCGTTCTACCGGAGCCCATGTGCACTTTGAAGTGTACAAACACGGGCGCTCCATCGATCCCGCGACCTATATCCATCGCGCCAGTCGTTAA
- the pilB gene encoding type IV-A pilus assembly ATPase PilB, producing the protein MNAPTVSLNGLARRLVSDGLLDGDLAKQISTEAAREKVPFIHYAVRNGVLDARIIAQAASIEFGTPLFDLDALFKDTIPDKLVDEKLIRKHHILPMVRRGNRLFLAVADPTDLHALDEIKFSTGISTEAVLVEADKLAVAIERYLKSLVEGIDDALAGLDDDGLEGLEVSGSTGNDEESPEKSEAEEAPVVRFINKVLLDAIKTGASDIHFEPYEKTYRVRFRTDGILQEVTKPPVNLATRMAARLKVMSQMDISERRVPQDGRIKMKLSKTRAIDFRVNTLPTLFGEKIVLRILDAGAAKLGIDALGYEDSQKKMYMDALAQSQGMILVTGPTGSGKTVSLYTGLNILNTDEVNISTAEDPVEINLEGINQVQMNTRVGLTFAEALRSFLRQDPDIIMVGEIRDLETAEIAIKAAQTGHLVLSTLHTNSAPETLTRLLNMGVPAFNVATSVSLIIAQRLARRLCTLCRKPAEIPADILSEEGFDEIGIARSEFEIYHPVGCPQCNKGYKGRLGVYEVVRITPVIANLIMEGGNSLQIAKAAKEAGFNNLRTSALRKVAMGLTSLEEANRVTKD; encoded by the coding sequence ATGAATGCGCCTACAGTTTCATTAAATGGATTGGCCCGCCGCCTGGTAAGCGATGGACTGCTGGACGGAGATTTGGCGAAACAGATTTCTACGGAAGCTGCCAGAGAAAAAGTGCCATTTATCCATTACGCAGTAAGGAATGGTGTGCTGGACGCACGCATTATTGCTCAGGCTGCCTCAATTGAGTTTGGCACCCCTTTGTTCGACCTGGATGCGCTCTTCAAAGACACTATTCCGGACAAGTTGGTCGATGAGAAACTCATTCGCAAACATCATATTTTACCCATGGTTCGTCGCGGCAACCGTCTGTTTCTTGCAGTAGCAGATCCTACCGATTTACATGCACTCGATGAGATTAAATTCAGCACTGGCATCAGTACCGAGGCTGTACTGGTAGAAGCCGATAAACTCGCAGTGGCTATAGAACGGTATTTGAAGTCTCTTGTTGAAGGTATTGATGATGCTCTGGCGGGTCTGGACGACGACGGACTGGAAGGACTGGAAGTATCCGGCAGTACAGGCAATGACGAAGAGAGCCCCGAGAAGTCTGAAGCAGAAGAAGCCCCGGTAGTACGATTTATTAATAAAGTCTTGCTGGATGCGATTAAAACCGGTGCTTCGGACATTCACTTTGAACCCTATGAAAAGACTTACCGCGTAAGATTCCGTACCGATGGCATTCTGCAGGAAGTCACCAAACCGCCGGTAAATCTTGCGACCCGCATGGCTGCACGCTTAAAGGTGATGTCGCAAATGGACATTTCGGAGCGACGGGTTCCTCAGGATGGCCGCATCAAGATGAAACTGTCGAAAACCCGCGCCATCGACTTTCGCGTCAACACCTTGCCCACGCTTTTTGGCGAAAAAATCGTACTGCGGATTCTGGATGCTGGCGCAGCCAAGCTGGGGATTGATGCACTGGGCTATGAAGATAGCCAAAAGAAAATGTACATGGACGCCTTGGCGCAATCCCAAGGGATGATTCTGGTAACCGGACCTACCGGTAGTGGTAAAACGGTATCGCTTTATACCGGTTTGAATATTCTTAATACCGATGAAGTGAACATTTCTACCGCAGAAGACCCGGTAGAAATTAACCTGGAAGGCATTAACCAGGTTCAGATGAATACTCGGGTAGGCCTTACTTTTGCCGAAGCGCTGCGCTCATTTTTACGGCAAGACCCCGATATTATTATGGTGGGGGAGATTCGGGACCTGGAAACCGCCGAAATTGCCATTAAGGCAGCGCAAACCGGTCACCTTGTACTTTCTACACTGCATACCAATAGTGCGCCTGAAACACTGACTCGTTTGCTGAATATGGGCGTACCCGCTTTTAACGTAGCCACCAGCGTGAGTTTGATTATTGCCCAGCGTTTGGCGCGCCGCTTGTGTACACTCTGCCGTAAACCAGCGGAAATACCGGCAGATATTCTTAGTGAAGAAGGTTTTGACGAGATTGGTATTGCTCGTTCGGAATTTGAAATTTACCATCCGGTAGGTTGCCCACAATGCAATAAAGGTTATAAAGGACGACTGGGCGTTTATGAAGTAGTTCGCATAACCCCTGTGATCGCAAACCTTATAATGGAGGGAGGAAACTCTCTGCAAATTGCCAAGGCAGCCAAAGAGGCCGGTTTCAATAACCTGCGAACGTCGGCTTTACGCAAGGTTGCCATGGGTTTAACCAGCCTCGAAGAAGCTAACCGGGTCACCAAGGACTAA
- the secA gene encoding preprotein translocase subunit SecA has product MIGSIAKALFGSKNERELKRMNKVVQRINSFEAEWQKLDDTALKNKTVEFRDRLAKGETLDQLLPEAFATVREASRRVMAMRHFDVQLIGGMALHEGRIAEMRTGEGKTLVSTLPAYLHALTGKGVHVVTVNDYLANRDAKWMTPVFEFLGMNVGIIQSMQPAELKRQAYASDITYGTNNEYGFDYLRDNMALSKADKVQRPLYFSIIDEVDSILIDEARTPLVISGAAENSSELYKLMHVLVSKLNVQPEGGEGDFTVDEKTRQVELTESGHQHVEDLLIGANLLTADQSLYAPNNLALLHHVNSALRARALFHRDVEYIVQNNQVVLIDEHTGRTMAGRRLSEGLHQALEAKEGVPIQSESQTLASTTFQNYFRLYPILSGMTGTADTEAFEFREIYRLDVVVIPTNRPKQRIDMNDLVFLTVEEKYNAIVEDIKNYQAKNAPILVGTASIETSEEMSRRLEAAKIPHRVLNAKFHEQEAEIIAQAGRPGTVTIATNMAGRGTDIVLGGNWEAEAAKLENPTPEQLEALKKDWQVRHQQVLEAGGLHIIGTERHESRRIDNQLRGRAGRQGDPGLTRFYLSLEDNLMRIFASDRVRGFMQALGMDKGEAIEHRMVNNAIEKAQRKVEGRNFDIRKQLLEFDDVANDQRQIIYGQRNELLDAEHIRDTVTAVRADVVQDTISEFIPPQSIEDQWNIPGLEKQLEQDYGLQLPIAKWLEEDSRLHEETLREKILTEVQVAYDAKCERVGDIMLEIEKQVMLQVLDNAWKEQLANMDHLRQGINLRSYAQKNPKQEYKREAFELFQRMLETVKRETTHLMARVEPITREQMDAMEQQRREAQQRQKMQLQHEQAADLTSNVPEEAQRPAGQTPVVREGRKVGRNDPCPCGSGKKYKSCHGQLE; this is encoded by the coding sequence ATGATTGGTTCGATTGCAAAAGCGTTGTTTGGCTCGAAAAACGAGCGTGAGCTGAAGCGCATGAACAAGGTCGTTCAGCGTATTAATAGTTTTGAAGCTGAATGGCAAAAACTGGATGACACCGCGTTAAAGAATAAAACCGTTGAATTTCGTGACCGTCTGGCCAAGGGCGAGACGCTCGATCAACTGTTGCCGGAGGCGTTTGCCACCGTGCGTGAGGCCAGCCGCCGTGTTATGGCGATGCGTCACTTCGATGTGCAGTTGATTGGTGGCATGGCATTGCACGAAGGTCGCATTGCTGAAATGCGCACCGGTGAAGGTAAAACCCTGGTATCTACCTTGCCCGCTTACTTGCACGCACTGACCGGCAAAGGCGTTCACGTGGTTACCGTGAACGATTACCTGGCCAATCGTGATGCCAAATGGATGACCCCGGTATTTGAATTCCTGGGTATGAACGTGGGTATTATCCAGTCCATGCAGCCAGCGGAATTAAAGCGTCAGGCTTACGCATCGGATATCACCTACGGCACCAACAACGAATACGGCTTTGATTACCTGCGCGATAATATGGCGCTGAGCAAGGCTGACAAGGTTCAGCGTCCGCTTTACTTCTCCATCATCGATGAAGTGGATTCCATCCTGATTGACGAAGCGCGCACCCCGCTGGTTATTTCGGGCGCTGCCGAAAACAGTTCCGAACTCTATAAGTTGATGCATGTGCTGGTGAGCAAGCTCAACGTGCAACCGGAAGGTGGTGAAGGCGATTTCACCGTTGATGAAAAAACCCGCCAGGTTGAACTGACCGAATCAGGCCATCAGCATGTTGAAGACTTGCTGATTGGCGCCAATCTGCTCACCGCTGACCAAAGTTTGTATGCGCCTAATAACCTGGCGTTGCTACACCACGTCAATTCGGCGTTGCGTGCCCGCGCACTGTTCCACCGCGATGTTGAATACATTGTGCAAAATAATCAGGTGGTGCTGATTGATGAGCACACCGGCCGTACCATGGCGGGCCGCCGTTTGTCAGAAGGCCTGCACCAGGCGCTGGAAGCCAAAGAAGGCGTGCCTATTCAAAGCGAAAGCCAGACACTGGCATCCACTACCTTCCAGAATTATTTCCGTCTGTACCCGATTCTCTCTGGTATGACCGGTACTGCAGATACCGAAGCGTTTGAATTCCGTGAAATTTACCGTTTGGATGTGGTGGTGATTCCGACCAACCGTCCAAAGCAGCGGATCGATATGAACGATCTGGTATTCCTGACGGTAGAAGAAAAATACAACGCTATTGTTGAAGATATTAAAAACTACCAGGCGAAAAACGCACCGATTCTGGTGGGTACTGCTTCTATTGAAACGTCGGAAGAAATGTCCCGCCGTTTAGAGGCCGCTAAAATCCCTCACCGTGTACTTAACGCCAAGTTTCACGAACAGGAAGCGGAAATTATTGCCCAGGCGGGTCGTCCCGGTACGGTAACCATCGCCACCAATATGGCCGGTCGTGGTACCGATATTGTGCTCGGCGGTAACTGGGAAGCGGAAGCGGCCAAGCTGGAAAACCCGACTCCGGAACAGCTGGAAGCGCTGAAAAAAGATTGGCAGGTTCGTCACCAGCAAGTGCTCGAAGCGGGCGGTTTGCATATCATCGGTACCGAGCGTCACGAATCCCGTCGTATTGATAACCAGCTGCGTGGCCGTGCCGGTCGTCAGGGTGATCCGGGTCTGACCCGTTTCTATCTGTCGCTGGAAGATAACCTGATGCGTATTTTTGCATCTGACCGCGTGCGCGGTTTCATGCAAGCGCTGGGTATGGATAAAGGCGAAGCCATTGAGCACCGCATGGTGAACAATGCGATTGAAAAAGCACAGCGCAAAGTGGAAGGCCGTAACTTTGATATTCGTAAGCAACTGCTGGAATTTGACGATGTGGCCAATGACCAGCGTCAAATTATTTATGGCCAGCGCAACGAATTGCTGGATGCGGAGCATATCCGTGACACAGTCACCGCGGTGCGCGCTGACGTTGTACAAGACACCATCAGCGAATTTATCCCGCCACAAAGCATCGAAGACCAATGGAATATTCCGGGCCTTGAGAAGCAACTTGAGCAGGATTACGGCTTGCAGTTACCGATTGCCAAGTGGCTGGAAGAAGACAGCCGTTTGCATGAAGAAACCTTGCGTGAAAAAATTCTCACAGAAGTTCAGGTTGCTTACGATGCCAAGTGTGAGCGCGTGGGCGACATCATGCTGGAAATTGAAAAGCAGGTGATGTTGCAGGTATTGGATAACGCCTGGAAAGAGCAGCTGGCCAATATGGATCATCTGCGTCAGGGCATTAACCTGCGTTCTTATGCACAGAAAAACCCCAAGCAGGAATACAAGCGCGAAGCCTTTGAGTTGTTCCAGCGTATGCTCGAAACCGTGAAGCGCGAAACCACCCATTTAATGGCGCGTGTGGAACCGATTACCCGCGAGCAAATGGATGCGATGGAACAGCAGCGTCGCGAAGCGCAACAGCGCCAGAAGATGCAGTTGCAACACGAACAGGCGGCTGACTTGACCAGCAATGTACCGGAAGAAGCTCAGCGTCCTGCCGGCCAAACACCGGTGGTTCGTGAAGGTCGCAAAGTAGGCCGTAACGATCCTTGTCCGTGTGGCTCAGGTAAAAAATATAAATCCTGCCACGGTCAGCTGGAATAA